From a single Planococcus shenhongbingii genomic region:
- the ilvC gene encoding ketol-acid reductoisomerase: MKNQKSRRKLKMAKMYYNQDVNEQVLEGKTIAIIGYGSQGHAHAQNLKESGFDVVVGVRPGKSFNQAQEDGMNVTTVAEAAQAADVIMILVPDEKQTKIYNEEIKPALTAGKSLVFAHGFNVHFNQIVAPEDVDVFLVAPKGPGHLVRRTYEAGAGVPALIAIHQDVTGQAQEVALAYAKGIGAARAGVLETTFKEETETDLFGEQAVLCGGVTSLVKAGFETLVEAGYQPEVAYFECMHELKLIVDLMYEGGLSGMRYSISDTAQWGDFVSGPRIVDAATKERMKDVLTDIQTGKFAKGWLLENQLNRPEFTAIEKAEENHQIEQVGRVLREMMPFVNEGKKTKTKEVVASAQN; this comes from the coding sequence ATAAAAAACCAAAAATCGAGGAGGAAATTAAAAATGGCAAAAATGTATTATAACCAAGACGTAAACGAGCAGGTATTAGAAGGAAAAACAATCGCAATTATCGGATATGGTTCTCAGGGACATGCACACGCACAAAACTTAAAAGAATCAGGATTTGATGTGGTCGTTGGCGTAAGACCAGGGAAATCTTTTAACCAAGCACAAGAAGACGGCATGAACGTAACAACAGTAGCAGAAGCAGCACAAGCAGCAGATGTCATCATGATTTTGGTGCCGGACGAAAAACAAACGAAAATCTACAATGAAGAAATCAAACCGGCATTGACTGCTGGAAAATCACTTGTTTTTGCTCACGGCTTTAATGTTCATTTCAACCAAATCGTTGCTCCAGAAGATGTAGATGTATTCTTAGTAGCACCAAAAGGTCCAGGTCATCTTGTTCGCCGTACATACGAAGCGGGAGCAGGCGTTCCAGCGTTAATCGCCATCCATCAAGACGTTACAGGACAAGCGCAAGAAGTGGCTCTTGCTTATGCAAAAGGAATCGGTGCTGCGCGCGCTGGTGTTCTTGAAACAACATTTAAAGAAGAAACAGAAACAGATCTATTTGGCGAACAAGCAGTGCTTTGTGGCGGTGTGACATCACTTGTGAAAGCTGGATTTGAAACATTAGTGGAAGCGGGCTATCAGCCGGAAGTGGCTTACTTCGAATGCATGCACGAACTGAAATTGATTGTTGATTTGATGTATGAAGGCGGACTTTCAGGAATGCGTTATTCAATCTCTGATACAGCACAGTGGGGAGATTTCGTTTCAGGCCCTCGCATTGTCGATGCAGCAACTAAAGAACGTATGAAAGATGTTTTGACTGACATCCAAACAGGAAAATTCGCAAAAGGCTGGTTGCTTGAAAACCAATTGAACCGTCCGGAATTCACAGCTATCGAAAAAGCGGAAGAAAATCATCAAATCGAGCAAGTAGGCCGAGTACTTCGTGAGATGATGCCGTTTGTAAATGAAGGCAAGAAGACAAAAACAAAAGAGGTGGTTGCTAGTGCGCAAAATTGA
- a CDS encoding 2-isopropylmalate synthase: protein MRKIDIFDTTLRDGEQSAGINLNTAEKIEIARQLERFGATIIESGFPAASPGDFDAVQRIAGTVKNSIVTGLARSVESDISTAWEALKGGEQPHIHIFLATSPIHMEHKLMKTPEQVIETAVASVKYAKQFFPLVQWSAEDASRSEPEFLARIIREVIKAGATTINLPDTVGYATPHEYGALFRYISENVIGIENVKLSAHCHNDLGMATANTLAAIENGATQIEGTINGIGERAGNVALEEIAVALHIRKQVYETETGIQLKEIKRTSQLVSQLTGSLIQPNKAVVGKNAFAHESGIHQDGMLKNPLTYEIITPELIGDAKTELVLGKHSGRHAFKDRALKMGFELSDEKLKKAFVEFKKLADRKKVIVEDDLLVLLTDQQINDSEIPVYKLENVQVHYGTANIPTATVSAYQPSGELVTEAATGAGSVEAIFNTLERIVAGEVHILDYRVTSIGKGRDALGEAVINMTYDGETVTGRDVAQDVLEATAKAYLNTVNRQLVKSGQKLKVPAI from the coding sequence GTGCGCAAAATTGACATCTTTGATACAACGCTAAGGGACGGAGAACAGTCGGCCGGGATCAACTTGAATACTGCTGAGAAAATCGAAATCGCCCGCCAACTCGAACGTTTTGGGGCTACGATCATTGAGTCAGGATTTCCAGCAGCTTCACCAGGAGATTTCGATGCAGTTCAACGCATCGCAGGCACAGTGAAAAATTCAATCGTGACGGGCTTGGCCCGTTCGGTTGAAAGTGATATTTCCACTGCATGGGAAGCATTAAAAGGCGGCGAACAGCCCCATATCCATATTTTCTTGGCAACTTCACCGATTCATATGGAACATAAATTGATGAAAACACCAGAACAAGTAATCGAAACCGCTGTTGCTTCTGTTAAATACGCCAAGCAATTCTTCCCGCTGGTCCAGTGGTCGGCAGAAGATGCTTCCCGTTCCGAACCGGAATTTCTGGCACGCATCATCCGTGAAGTTATTAAAGCGGGCGCCACTACAATTAATCTGCCGGATACAGTAGGTTACGCCACACCACATGAATACGGTGCGCTATTCCGCTATATATCGGAAAATGTTATCGGTATTGAAAACGTTAAGCTATCAGCGCATTGCCATAACGATTTAGGAATGGCTACAGCGAATACACTAGCTGCTATTGAAAATGGTGCAACTCAAATAGAAGGCACGATTAACGGCATTGGAGAACGCGCCGGAAACGTAGCTCTTGAAGAAATTGCAGTCGCTCTTCATATTCGCAAGCAAGTTTATGAAACTGAAACCGGCATTCAGCTAAAAGAAATTAAGCGCACAAGTCAATTGGTAAGCCAGTTGACAGGCAGCTTGATTCAGCCGAATAAAGCTGTTGTCGGAAAAAATGCTTTCGCCCACGAATCGGGCATACATCAGGATGGCATGCTAAAAAATCCGTTGACGTATGAAATTATTACGCCGGAATTGATTGGTGATGCAAAAACTGAATTGGTGCTAGGTAAACATTCCGGCAGACATGCCTTCAAAGACCGCGCACTTAAAATGGGCTTTGAGTTGAGTGATGAAAAGCTGAAAAAAGCTTTTGTGGAATTTAAGAAACTAGCGGATCGCAAAAAAGTAATAGTGGAAGATGATTTGCTAGTTTTATTAACCGATCAGCAGATTAATGACAGCGAAATACCGGTCTATAAATTGGAAAATGTACAAGTTCATTACGGTACAGCAAATATCCCGACAGCTACAGTTTCTGCTTATCAGCCGAGCGGCGAATTGGTAACAGAAGCTGCAACAGGCGCAGGATCGGTGGAAGCGATATTCAATACGTTAGAGCGCATTGTAGCCGGCGAAGTCCATATTCTGGATTACCGGGTAACATCAATCGGCAAAGGGCGCGATGCACTAGGCGAAGCGGTCATCAATATGACGTATGACGGCGAAACAGTAACAGGACGCGACGTAGCACAAGATGTTTTGGAAGCAACAGCAAAAGCATATTTGAACACAGTCAATCGTCAATTGGTTAAATCAGGGCAAAAACTAAAAGTCCCAGCGATATAA
- the leuB gene encoding 3-isopropylmalate dehydrogenase: MKKTIAVLPGDGIGPEVTDAAVKVLQSIAMRYGHTFHLKHALIGGSAVDAHNNPLPDETIAACTASDAILLGAVGGSKWDQNPGHLRPEKGLLNIRKHFDLFANIRPVKAIPALLGSSPLKEEVAKEVDMVIVRELTSGLYFGEPKRRTEKAGIDTLVYTREEIERIVDQAFEIARTRRGKVTSVDKANVLETSKLWREVVEERKAAYPDVEVEHMLVDSAAMKLITDPRQFDVVVTENMFGDILSDEASVITGSLGMLPSASVRSDGFGLYEPVHGSAPDIAGQNKANPSAAILSAAMMLRHSFGMHTEAAAIEEAVMSVLEDGYCTGDLSVEGKHVVSTDRFVTKVIEELEREFVSEHIMYSYV, encoded by the coding sequence ATGAAAAAAACAATAGCGGTATTGCCAGGAGACGGAATCGGACCAGAAGTAACAGATGCAGCAGTAAAAGTGCTGCAATCCATTGCAATGCGTTATGGACATACTTTTCATTTGAAACACGCGTTGATCGGAGGCAGTGCAGTCGATGCGCATAACAATCCGCTGCCTGACGAAACCATTGCCGCATGCACGGCGAGCGACGCGATTCTCCTCGGCGCTGTCGGAGGTTCGAAGTGGGACCAGAATCCAGGGCATCTTCGCCCGGAAAAAGGTTTGCTGAACATCCGTAAGCATTTCGATTTGTTTGCAAATATCCGGCCGGTCAAGGCAATTCCTGCTTTGCTTGGATCTTCTCCATTAAAAGAAGAAGTGGCAAAAGAAGTGGACATGGTAATTGTGCGTGAGCTGACAAGCGGCTTGTATTTTGGAGAACCGAAACGCCGGACAGAAAAGGCGGGAATCGATACACTCGTTTATACACGCGAAGAAATTGAACGGATTGTCGATCAGGCATTTGAAATTGCCCGCACACGAAGAGGGAAAGTAACTTCAGTTGATAAAGCAAATGTGCTGGAAACAAGCAAACTATGGCGCGAAGTAGTGGAAGAACGGAAAGCAGCTTATCCGGATGTTGAAGTAGAACATATGCTGGTCGATTCAGCAGCGATGAAACTGATCACGGATCCACGCCAGTTTGATGTCGTAGTTACTGAAAATATGTTTGGTGACATTCTAAGCGATGAAGCTTCAGTTATCACAGGTTCACTTGGTATGCTGCCTTCAGCAAGTGTGCGTTCAGATGGCTTTGGTCTATACGAGCCGGTACATGGTTCAGCTCCTGATATCGCGGGGCAGAATAAAGCTAACCCGTCCGCTGCTATTTTATCGGCAGCGATGATGCTGCGACATTCGTTCGGCATGCATACGGAAGCGGCGGCAATCGAAGAAGCAGTTATGAGCGTGTTGGAGGATGGTTATTGCACAGGTGATTTGTCGGTTGAAGGCAAGCATGTAGTATCAACGGATCGATTCGTTACAAAAGTGATTGAAGAGTTGGAAAGAGAATTTGTTTCAGAACATATCATGTATTCTTATGTTTGA
- the leuC gene encoding 3-isopropylmalate dehydratase large subunit gives MAKTIIEKIWEQHIVYEEQGKPDLLYIDLHLLHEVTSPQAFEGLRLNGRKVRRPDLCFATMDHNVPTRNRETITDPISRKQIKTLQQNCDEFGVPLAGINHPDQGIVHVIGPELGLTQPGKTIVCGDSHTSTHGAFGALAFGIGTSEVEHVLSTQTLWQSKPKTMEIRIDGELGFGVSAKDVILAIIAKFGVDMGTGHIVEYTGDAIRKLSMEERMTICNMSIEAGARAGLISPDETTVEYLRGRRHVPKGEAFEQEAARWKALATEEGAAYDVSLSIHADEISPFVTWGTNPSMGSGIAGRVPHEADYDKQADRDALKQALAYMQLEQGAPLSSIDIQHVFIGSCTNARIGDLRAASAIVEGKKVHPSVTAIVVPGSESVKRAAEAEGLDKIFLEAGFEWRETGCSMCLAMNEDSVPAGERCASTSNRNFEGRQGAGSMTHLVSPVMAAAAAIEGHLTDVRNFMKEPVPTA, from the coding sequence ATGGCGAAAACGATTATCGAAAAGATTTGGGAACAGCATATTGTATACGAAGAGCAAGGAAAGCCGGATCTCCTTTACATCGACCTTCATTTATTGCACGAAGTCACTTCGCCTCAGGCATTCGAAGGGCTTCGGCTAAATGGCCGCAAAGTGCGCCGGCCGGACTTGTGTTTTGCGACAATGGACCACAATGTGCCGACGAGAAACCGAGAAACGATCACAGATCCAATTTCCCGCAAGCAAATTAAGACTCTCCAGCAAAATTGTGATGAGTTCGGCGTTCCGCTTGCCGGCATCAATCACCCGGACCAAGGAATTGTCCACGTTATCGGACCGGAGCTGGGGCTTACACAGCCGGGCAAAACAATTGTCTGCGGAGATAGTCATACCTCCACTCACGGAGCGTTTGGCGCTTTGGCATTTGGAATCGGCACCAGTGAAGTAGAGCATGTCCTTTCAACTCAAACTCTATGGCAATCAAAACCAAAAACGATGGAAATCCGCATTGACGGCGAACTGGGCTTCGGAGTTTCTGCTAAAGATGTAATTTTAGCGATTATCGCGAAGTTCGGGGTTGATATGGGGACTGGGCATATTGTGGAATACACAGGAGATGCCATTCGCAAGCTTTCTATGGAGGAACGGATGACTATTTGCAATATGTCAATTGAAGCGGGCGCTCGTGCCGGATTGATCAGTCCGGATGAAACGACCGTTGAATACTTGAGAGGTCGCAGACATGTGCCAAAAGGTGAAGCGTTTGAACAGGAAGCCGCTAGGTGGAAAGCATTGGCAACTGAAGAAGGAGCTGCGTACGATGTGTCGCTCAGCATTCATGCAGATGAAATTTCTCCTTTTGTCACTTGGGGAACGAACCCTTCGATGGGATCAGGCATCGCAGGCCGAGTGCCTCACGAAGCGGACTATGACAAACAAGCGGACCGTGATGCATTAAAGCAGGCTTTAGCGTATATGCAGCTAGAACAAGGTGCACCATTATCTTCTATCGATATCCAGCATGTCTTTATCGGTTCCTGCACCAATGCACGTATTGGAGATCTGAGAGCTGCGAGTGCAATTGTCGAAGGGAAAAAAGTGCATCCATCGGTAACTGCCATAGTTGTTCCAGGATCAGAATCGGTGAAACGGGCAGCAGAAGCAGAAGGATTGGATAAAATCTTCCTAGAAGCTGGGTTCGAATGGCGGGAAACAGGATGCAGTATGTGTTTGGCGATGAACGAAGATTCTGTGCCTGCAGGAGAACGCTGTGCTTCCACTTCAAACCGGAACTTTGAAGGGCGCCAAGGAGCGGGTTCTATGACGCATTTGGTCAGTCCAGTCATGGCAGCAGCTGCTGCAATTGAAGGGCATTTGACAGATGTTCGTAATTTTATGAAAGAACCAGTGCCAACAGCATAG
- the leuD gene encoding 3-isopropylmalate dehydratase small subunit produces the protein MKPINKITSIMTPLDRKNVDTDQIISKEFLKRIERTGFGKYLFYHWRFHQDGTPREDFVLNEPRYKGSEILVAQENFGCGSSREHAPWAIQDYGFNVVIAPSYADIFYNNCVKNGILPIRLTDQEVDELIQKGQKESFQLEVNLEEQTVTAQDGSRYEFTIDPYWKEMLLKGWDEIALTFQYDDYIAAYEQKQQQT, from the coding sequence ATGAAGCCAATCAACAAAATCACAAGCATTATGACGCCGCTTGACCGAAAAAATGTGGATACGGACCAAATTATTTCTAAAGAGTTTTTAAAGCGCATCGAACGTACAGGGTTCGGGAAATATTTGTTTTATCATTGGCGCTTCCATCAGGATGGCACACCGAGAGAAGACTTTGTCCTCAACGAACCGCGTTACAAGGGCTCCGAAATTTTGGTCGCACAAGAGAACTTTGGCTGCGGCTCTTCACGCGAACATGCTCCGTGGGCAATTCAAGATTATGGATTTAATGTTGTTATAGCACCAAGCTATGCAGATATCTTCTATAATAACTGTGTGAAAAACGGCATTCTGCCTATTCGCTTAACGGATCAGGAAGTCGATGAATTGATTCAAAAAGGGCAAAAAGAAAGCTTTCAGCTGGAAGTCAATTTGGAAGAGCAGACGGTAACCGCGCAAGACGGAAGCCGTTATGAATTCACAATTGATCCGTATTGGAAAGAAATGCTGCTCAAAGGCTGGGATGAGATTGCTTTGACGTTTCAATACGATGACTACATCGCAGCGTATGAACAAAAGCAGCAACAAACTTAA
- a CDS encoding Na+/H+ antiporter family protein, whose amino-acid sequence MNAVIIAVLVMLVLSLLRVNVVFALLIGALAGGLSGGLSFIDTVSAYTDGLGAGATIALSYAMLGGFAVAISRTGIPELLVSKVLKLVNKEGEATRENLAKALIIFALLVMAIFSQNLIPIHIAFIPLLVPPILHILNELRIDRRLIATVLTFGLTAPYILLPYGFGLIFHEIVATQMELAGLPIDMADIPKAMVIPVGGMVIGLVVAVFIAYRKPRDYHTKISTTIEETPKKVASKKDIIVTILALFAALYGQIQTDSMIIGALAGILVLYIFGAMKWREADDVLSAGMRMMAFIGFVMISANGFASVIQATGAVEPLVASVADAFNGNKGVAAFFMLVVGLLVTMGIGSSFATIPIIAAIFVPLSMEFGFSTIAIISLIGTAGALGDAGSPASDSTLGPTAGLNMDGQHNHIWDTCVPTFIYYNIPLVVFGWFAVMFMA is encoded by the coding sequence ATGAATGCAGTAATTATTGCGGTCTTAGTGATGTTAGTTTTAAGCCTGTTGCGCGTCAATGTGGTCTTCGCCTTATTGATCGGCGCGCTTGCTGGGGGATTGAGCGGCGGCTTATCATTTATAGATACCGTTTCAGCGTATACTGATGGGTTGGGAGCAGGAGCGACCATTGCGCTCAGTTATGCCATGCTCGGAGGATTTGCAGTAGCGATATCGCGCACCGGCATTCCTGAATTGCTTGTGTCAAAAGTTTTGAAACTGGTCAATAAAGAAGGGGAAGCGACAAGAGAGAATCTGGCAAAGGCTTTAATCATATTTGCCTTGCTTGTCATGGCGATTTTTTCGCAAAACTTGATTCCGATTCACATTGCGTTTATCCCGTTGTTAGTCCCGCCAATATTGCATATTTTAAATGAGCTGCGGATTGACCGTCGCTTGATTGCTACTGTACTGACTTTCGGTTTAACGGCGCCTTATATTTTACTGCCGTATGGCTTCGGGTTGATCTTCCATGAAATCGTTGCAACTCAGATGGAGCTGGCGGGATTGCCGATCGATATGGCAGATATTCCGAAAGCGATGGTGATTCCGGTTGGAGGCATGGTCATCGGTTTAGTGGTTGCTGTTTTCATCGCTTACCGAAAACCGAGAGACTACCATACAAAAATTAGTACTACTATAGAAGAAACTCCAAAAAAGGTGGCTTCGAAAAAAGATATCATTGTGACGATTCTTGCTTTGTTTGCTGCTTTGTACGGTCAGATCCAAACGGATTCAATGATCATCGGAGCGCTTGCAGGTATTTTGGTGCTGTATATTTTCGGAGCGATGAAATGGCGGGAGGCGGACGATGTCTTGAGTGCTGGGATGCGTATGATGGCATTCATCGGTTTCGTAATGATTTCGGCTAACGGCTTTGCTTCTGTTATTCAAGCAACTGGAGCAGTCGAGCCGCTCGTTGCCAGTGTGGCGGATGCGTTCAATGGCAACAAAGGAGTTGCAGCATTCTTCATGTTAGTAGTAGGGCTATTGGTGACAATGGGAATCGGTTCTTCATTTGCTACCATTCCGATCATTGCAGCCATCTTCGTTCCATTAAGTATGGAATTTGGATTCTCGACGATCGCCATCATTTCATTAATAGGTACAGCAGGTGCTTTAGGAGATGCCGGTTCGCCTGCATCAGACTCGACGCTCGGACCGACTGCAGGCCTTAACATGGATGGCCAACACAATCACATCTGGGATACTTGTGTACCGACGTTCATTTATTACAATATTCCGCTTGTCGTGTTCGGCTGGTTTGCGGTAATGTTTATGGCTTAA
- the rpsJ gene encoding 30S ribosomal protein S10, giving the protein MAKQKIRIRLKAYDHRVLDQSAEKIVETAKRSGASVSGPIPLPTEKSVYTILRSVHIYKDSREQFEMRTHKRLIDIVNPTPQTVDALMKLDLPSGVDIEIKL; this is encoded by the coding sequence ATGGCAAAACAGAAAATTCGTATCCGTTTAAAAGCATATGATCATAGAGTTTTAGATCAGTCTGCTGAGAAAATTGTAGAAACTGCAAAACGTTCAGGTGCAAGTGTATCGGGTCCGATCCCGTTGCCAACTGAAAAGTCAGTCTACACAATCTTGCGTTCTGTGCATATTTATAAAGATTCACGTGAGCAATTCGAAATGCGCACGCACAAACGTCTGATCGATATCGTTAACCCAACACCACAAACAGTTGACGCGTTAATGAAATTAGATTTACCATCCGGCGTCGACATTGAAATTAAACTTTAA
- the rplC gene encoding 50S ribosomal protein L3, with the protein MTKGILGRKIGMTQVFAENGDLIPVTVVEAAPNVVLQKKTVEVDGYEAIQLGFEDKREKLSNKPAKGHVAKANTAPKRFIRELRNVNLADYEIGQEVKVDVFAEGDVVDVTGTTKGKGFQGVIKRHGQSRGPMTHGSRYHRRPGSMGPVAPNRVFKQKKLPGQMGGTTITIQNLQIVKVDAERNLLLIKGNVPGSRKALLRVKSAIKSN; encoded by the coding sequence ATGACCAAAGGAATCTTAGGTAGAAAAATCGGTATGACGCAAGTTTTTGCTGAGAACGGTGATTTAATCCCTGTAACTGTAGTTGAAGCTGCTCCAAACGTAGTACTTCAAAAGAAAACAGTTGAGGTTGACGGCTACGAAGCGATCCAGTTAGGTTTTGAAGATAAGCGCGAAAAGCTTTCTAACAAACCAGCTAAAGGACACGTAGCAAAAGCGAACACTGCTCCTAAGCGCTTCATTCGCGAACTTCGCAATGTAAACTTAGCTGATTACGAGATTGGTCAGGAAGTCAAAGTAGATGTATTCGCAGAAGGCGATGTAGTAGATGTTACAGGAACAACAAAAGGTAAAGGTTTCCAGGGTGTTATCAAACGCCACGGACAATCACGCGGACCAATGACTCACGGTTCACGCTACCACCGTCGTCCTGGTTCAATGGGTCCGGTTGCTCCAAACCGCGTATTCAAACAGAAGAAATTGCCTGGTCAAATGGGTGGAACGACAATTACGATTCAAAACCTTCAAATCGTTAAGGTTGATGCTGAACGTAACTTGCTTCTAATCAAAGGTAATGTTCCAGGTTCACGCAAAGCATTGCTTCGCGTAAAATCAGCGATCAAATCGAATTAA
- the rplD gene encoding 50S ribosomal protein L4 — MPKVALLNQTGSQVGDIELNDYVFGIEPNEAVLFDAVVMQRASLRQGNHKVKNRSEVAGGGKKPWRQKGTGRARQGSIRSPQWRGGGIVFGPTPRSYSYKLPKKVRRLALRSALSSTVVGEKLMVLEGLTFDAPKTKAFTQLIQDLSIGKKALFVTADPDENVALSARNIQGMTVVAATGINVLDLLGHDKIVMTKAAIEKIEEVLS, encoded by the coding sequence ATGCCTAAAGTAGCTTTATTAAATCAAACAGGTTCACAAGTGGGCGACATCGAATTGAACGACTATGTATTCGGTATCGAGCCAAATGAAGCCGTGTTATTTGACGCAGTTGTGATGCAGCGCGCTTCACTTCGTCAAGGTAACCATAAAGTAAAAAACCGTTCTGAAGTAGCTGGTGGTGGTAAAAAGCCATGGCGCCAAAAAGGAACTGGTCGTGCCCGTCAAGGTTCAATCCGTTCGCCACAATGGCGTGGAGGCGGTATCGTATTCGGTCCAACACCACGTAGCTATAGCTATAAATTACCTAAAAAAGTCCGTCGCTTAGCACTTCGCTCTGCACTTTCATCAACTGTAGTTGGAGAAAAATTGATGGTACTTGAAGGTTTGACATTTGATGCACCAAAAACAAAAGCATTTACTCAATTGATCCAAGATCTTTCGATTGGTAAAAAAGCTTTGTTCGTAACTGCTGACCCGGATGAAAACGTAGCATTGTCTGCTCGTAACATTCAAGGTATGACAGTGGTAGCAGCAACTGGTATTAACGTTTTAGATTTGCTTGGACATGACAAAATTGTTATGACAAAAGCGGCAATAGAGAAAATTGAGGAGGTGCTTAGTTAA
- the rplW gene encoding 50S ribosomal protein L23, translating into MEARDILKRPVITERSSEVMADKKYTFEVDTRANKTQVKHAVQDIFGVQVEKVNIMNYKGKFKRMGKHAGYTNKRRKAIVKLTADSKDIELFEI; encoded by the coding sequence ATGGAAGCACGTGATATTCTAAAGCGTCCAGTCATTACTGAGCGTTCTTCTGAAGTAATGGCAGATAAGAAGTACACTTTTGAAGTGGACACTCGCGCTAATAAAACACAAGTAAAACATGCTGTTCAAGACATCTTCGGAGTTCAAGTTGAGAAAGTCAACATCATGAACTACAAAGGGAAATTCAAACGCATGGGCAAACATGCAGGCTACACTAACAAACGCCGCAAAGCGATTGTTAAATTGACTGCTGACTCAAAAGACATCGAATTATTCGAAATTTAA
- the rplB gene encoding 50S ribosomal protein L2 has translation MGIKKYKPTTNGRRNMTSSDFAEITTNKPEKSLLQPTKRKGGRNNQGKITVRHHGGGHKRQYRVIDFKRNKDGIPGRVATIEYDPNRSANIALIHYADGEKRYILAPKGVEVGTQIMSGIEADIKAGNALPLSNIPMGSTIHNIELKPGGGGQLVRSAGTSAQVLGKEGKYVTVRLQSGEVRMILATCRATIGAVGNEQHELINIGKAGRNRWLGKRSTVRGSVMNPNDHPHGGGEGRSPIGRKSPMSPWGKPTLGYKTRKKTNKSDKFIVRRRKK, from the coding sequence GTGGGGATTAAAAAATATAAACCTACCACTAACGGTCGTCGTAACATGACTAGTTCGGATTTCGCTGAAATCACTACGAACAAGCCAGAGAAATCGCTTCTACAACCAACGAAGCGTAAAGGCGGCCGTAACAACCAAGGTAAAATAACTGTACGCCATCACGGTGGTGGACATAAACGCCAATACCGTGTCATCGATTTCAAACGTAACAAAGATGGCATTCCAGGACGCGTTGCTACGATCGAATACGATCCAAACCGCTCTGCAAACATCGCATTGATTCATTACGCTGATGGAGAGAAACGTTACATCTTGGCTCCAAAAGGCGTTGAAGTTGGAACTCAAATCATGTCAGGAATCGAAGCTGATATCAAAGCGGGTAACGCTTTGCCACTTTCAAACATCCCTATGGGTTCTACAATCCATAACATTGAATTGAAGCCAGGCGGCGGCGGACAACTAGTACGCTCTGCAGGAACTTCAGCTCAGGTGCTTGGTAAAGAAGGCAAATACGTAACTGTGCGTTTGCAATCAGGTGAAGTTCGCATGATTCTTGCTACTTGCCGCGCAACTATCGGTGCTGTAGGGAACGAACAACACGAATTGATTAACATTGGTAAAGCAGGCCGTAACCGCTGGTTAGGCAAACGCTCAACAGTCCGCGGATCTGTAATGAACCCTAACGATCACCCACACGGTGGTGGTGAAGGACGTTCGCCAATCGGACGTAAATCACCAATGTCTCCATGGGGTAAACCGACTCTTGGATACAAAACACGCAAGAAAACGAACAAGTCAGACAAGTTCATCGTGCGTCGTCGTAAAAAATAA
- the rpsS gene encoding 30S ribosomal protein S19 — protein sequence MGRSLKKGPFADDHLMKKVEAQKDSEKKQVIKTWSRRSTIFPTFIGQTIAVYDGRKHIPVYVTEDMVGHKLGEFAPTRKYASHGADDKKTRR from the coding sequence ATGGGCCGCAGCTTGAAAAAAGGACCTTTTGCTGACGATCATCTTATGAAAAAAGTTGAAGCGCAAAAGGATTCTGAGAAAAAACAAGTGATTAAAACTTGGTCTCGCCGTTCTACAATTTTCCCGACATTCATCGGACAAACAATTGCAGTATACGATGGCCGTAAGCACATCCCTGTATACGTAACTGAAGATATGGTAGGCCATAAACTAGGTGAATTTGCTCCAACACGCAAATACGCTAGTCATGGTGCAGACGATAAGAAAACAAGACGTTAA
- the rplV gene encoding 50S ribosomal protein L22 → MQAKAVARTVRIAPRKVRLVVDLIRGKQIGEAVAILKHTPKASSIVIEKLLKSAAANAEHNYEMNLDNLIVSEVFVDEGPTLKRFRPRAMGRASAINKRTSHITLVVSEKKEG, encoded by the coding sequence ATGCAAGCAAAAGCTGTTGCTAGAACAGTACGTATTGCTCCTCGTAAAGTCCGTTTAGTAGTAGATTTAATCCGAGGCAAGCAAATTGGCGAAGCCGTTGCGATTTTAAAACACACTCCAAAAGCATCATCGATTGTTATTGAGAAGTTATTAAAATCTGCAGCTGCTAACGCTGAACACAACTACGAAATGAACCTGGACAACTTGATCGTTAGCGAAGTATTCGTTGATGAAGGTCCAACATTAAAACGTTTCCGTCCACGTGCAATGGGACGCGCAAGCGCAATCAACAAACGTACAAGCCACATCACATTAGTGGTATCTGAGAAGAAGGAGGGATAA